The genomic DNA GGCGAGACAGGCCGTCGCCGACGGCGCGCGCCAGGGTGTCGGTGAGGCCGCCCGGCGGATAGGCGACGATCAGGTGGATGGGCTTGGCCGGGTAGGCGCCCTGCGCCGGCGCGGCAACCGGCGCGACGGCCAGCGCCGCGACGCCGAGCCAGGGCAGCGCGCCACGCGGCAGCGCGGCGCGCAGCCACGGCGAAAAACGGGCAATGGTCTTCATGATGGCGTGGTCTCCTGTTTATGCGATGTCACGGTGTGCCTGGCGCGCACGCTGTGCGCCGATGCGCTAGTCCAGCTTGATGCCGCGCGCCTGGATCAGCTGGCCCCACTTGCCGATCTCCTGGTCGATGAAGGCCGAGAACGCGCTGCCGCGCTCGGGGTGCGGCTCCAGGCCCAGGCCAAGCAGCTTGTTGCGGGTCTGCGCATCGGCCAGCACGGCCGACGCTTCGCGGTTCAGCCGCTCGGTGATGGCGGGCGGCGTGCCGGCTGGCGCCACCATGCCGAACCAGCCATAGCCGACCATGCCCGCATAGCCCTGCTCGGCGAACGTGGGCGCATCGGGATAGACCGGCGTGCGCTGCTCCGAGGCCACCGCCAGCACGCGCAGCTTGCCGGCCTTGATAAAGGGCAGCGCCGAGGTGATGGCGGTCAGCGTGGCGTCGGCGCGGCCCGCCAGCAGTTCGGTGTAGGCGGTGGCGTCGCCGCGGTAGTGGACGCTCAGCAGCTTGAACCTGCCGACCTGACCGAACAGTTCGGCGGTCAGGTGCGGGCCCGAGCCGGCGCCGGGCGAGGCCACCGTGACGCCGTCGGGCTTTTCCCTGGCCATGCGCACGAAGTCGGCGACGCTGCGCGCCGGCGAGCTGGCATTGACGATCAGGAAGATCGGCCCCAGCACGCGCGGTCCCACCGCGACGAAGTCCTTGTGCACGTCGTAGCGCTGGGCGATGCCGGCGGCGGTGTTGATGGCGAAGGGCGCCGCCGCCCACAGCAGCGTGTAGCCGTCCGGCGCGGCATGCGCCACGTGCTCGGTGGCCAGGCGCGTGCCGGCGCCGGGCTTGTTCTCGACCACCACGTGCTGGCCGAGCTTGCTGCCCAGCGCGTCGGCGAGGATGCGCGCCGAGATGTCGTTGGAGCCGCCGGCGCCGTAGGGCGACACCAGCTTGACCGGACGCGACGGATACGCCTGTGCCTGCGCCTGGCCGGCCAGGCTCAGCAGGGCCACGCCGGCAGTCAGCACGGCCCGGGCAAAGGCAACGGTTGGTTTCATGATGGTTCCTCGAGGCGGCGGATGGCGGGGTAGCGGAAGGTGCGTTGCAGGTGCGCCGTGCCGGGGACGTACAGGCGCAACGCCACGTAGAACGGTTCGGCTGGCGCCGGCAGCCAGTTGCCGGTATCGGCCGCGTGCGCCGGCGCGCGCGCGCCCAGCACGATGCGCAGGCTGCCATCGGCCGCGGCGCGCAGGCCCGGCGAGCGGTCGCCCAGCGAATAGCGCTGCAGCGGATTCTGCGCCAGCATGCAATCCGCCTTGCGGTACAGGGTCAGCGACCAGAACGCGCCCACCTGCGGCAGCCCGTGCGCGGGGAACACCAGTTCGTACTGGTGCGTGCCGTCCAGCGGCAGGCCGTCGGCATCGCAATCGGCCATCAGGTACATGGCTTCCTCGATGCCCAGCGCGCCGATGTAGTTGCGCGCCACCTCGGCGCGCAGCGCGTAGTGCGAGCCGAACGAGGTGCGGATTTCCACCGGCACGGACCAGCCGCCGCCCAGCGCGGAAGCCCTGGGCGCGGCCAGTTCGGCATCGACCTGCGCCAGCGCGGCTGCCAGCGCGGTGCGCTGGGCTGGTGTCAGCGGCGTCGCGCCGCCGATGCCGGCGGCGGCGAAGCTGCGCACCAGCT from Cupriavidus taiwanensis includes the following:
- a CDS encoding Bug family tripartite tricarboxylate transporter substrate binding protein, with the protein product MKPTVAFARAVLTAGVALLSLAGQAQAQAYPSRPVKLVSPYGAGGSNDISARILADALGSKLGQHVVVENKPGAGTRLATEHVAHAAPDGYTLLWAAAPFAINTAAGIAQRYDVHKDFVAVGPRVLGPIFLIVNASSPARSVADFVRMAREKPDGVTVASPGAGSGPHLTAELFGQVGRFKLLSVHYRGDATAYTELLAGRADATLTAITSALPFIKAGKLRVLAVASEQRTPVYPDAPTFAEQGYAGMVGYGWFGMVAPAGTPPAITERLNREASAVLADAQTRNKLLGLGLEPHPERGSAFSAFIDQEIGKWGQLIQARGIKLD